One Aquarana catesbeiana isolate 2022-GZ linkage group LG06, ASM4218655v1, whole genome shotgun sequence genomic region harbors:
- the LOC141147768 gene encoding large ribosomal subunit protein eL43-like — MAKRTKKVGIVGKYGTRYGASLRKMVKKIEISQHAKYTCSFCGKTKMKRKAVGIWPCGSCIKIVAGRAWTYNTTSAITVKSAIRRLKGLKGQ, encoded by the coding sequence ATGGCCAAACGCACCAAGAAGGTCGGCATTGTGGGTAAATATGGGACCCGTTATGGTGCTTCCCTAAGGAAGATGGTCAAGAAAATTGAAATCAGCCAACACGCCAAGTACACCTGCTCCTTCTGTGGCAAGACCAAAATGAAGAGGAAGGCTGTAGGAATCTggccctgtggttcttgcataaAAATTGTAGCCGGAAGAGCCTGGACCTACAACACCACCTCAGCCATCACCGTGAAATCCGCCATCAGAAGACTGAAGGGATTGAAAGGCCAATAG